A window from Theropithecus gelada isolate Dixy chromosome 1, Tgel_1.0, whole genome shotgun sequence encodes these proteins:
- the LOC112636058 gene encoding 40S ribosomal protein S27-like, with amino-acid sequence MPLTKDLLHPSPEEEKRKHKKKRLVQSPNSYFRDVKCPGCYKITTVFSHAQTVVLCVGCSTVLCQPTGGKARLPEGCSFRRKQH; translated from the coding sequence ATGCCTCTCACAAAGGATCTCCTTCATCCCTCcccagaagaggagaagaggaaacacAAGAAGAAACGCCTGGTGCAGAGCCCCAATTCCTACTTCAGGGATGTGAAATGCCCAGGATGCTATAAAATCACCACGGTCTTTAGCCATGCACAAACGGTAGTTTTGTGTGTTGGCTGCTCCACTGTCCTCTGCCAGCCTACAGGAGGAAAAGCAAGGCTTCCAGAAGGATGTTCCTTTAGGAGGAAGCAGCACTAA